From the Sphingomonas aliaeris genome, one window contains:
- a CDS encoding DUF2306 domain-containing protein, which yields MASIADLSKPKPVQSLAPDMTERVLAIGSGLLLLAVVVALARGHAEWAIVPAPVWAHLVTIIVALALTPTMLLRRRGDRPHRVLGTIWVVALIATALISFAIRLTNPGGFSVIHIISAWTLIQVPIIWWSARTHNIPRHRKSVRGMVIGALLVAGFFTFPFHRMLGQWLLG from the coding sequence ATGGCCAGTATCGCGGATCTATCGAAACCGAAGCCTGTCCAGTCGCTCGCGCCCGATATGACGGAGCGCGTGCTGGCGATCGGATCGGGATTGCTTCTATTGGCGGTCGTCGTCGCGCTAGCCCGTGGCCATGCCGAATGGGCGATCGTGCCGGCGCCAGTCTGGGCGCATCTTGTCACGATCATCGTCGCGTTGGCGTTGACACCGACGATGCTGTTGCGCCGTCGGGGCGATCGGCCGCACCGCGTGCTGGGAACGATCTGGGTCGTCGCTCTGATCGCCACTGCCCTGATTTCCTTCGCGATCCGGCTGACCAATCCCGGCGGGTTCAGCGTCATCCACATCATCTCCGCCTGGACGCTGATCCAGGTGCCGATCATCTGGTGGAGCGCGCGCACGCACAACATCCCGCGCCACCGGAAATCGGTCCGCGGCATGGTGATCGGCGCACTGCTGGTCGCCGGCTTCTTCACCTTCCCGTTCCACCGGATGCTCGGCCAATGGCTGCTCGGTTGA
- a CDS encoding demethoxyubiquinone hydroxylase family protein — MNRWKPGDAKRDTDAMIRVDQAGEFGATRIYAGQLAVLGDRSPAARQIAGMAIQEERHRAFFDAMIARRGVRPTILQPIWDVAGFALGAATAAISPAAAMACTVAVETEIDKHYEDQLTELKDGDPELSAAILDFQAEEVEHRETALAAGAEQAVGYPVLSAVIRMGCRFAIATAKRI; from the coding sequence ATGAACCGTTGGAAACCGGGCGATGCGAAACGCGATACCGATGCGATGATCCGCGTCGATCAGGCGGGCGAATTCGGTGCGACCCGCATCTATGCAGGGCAATTGGCGGTGCTGGGCGACCGTAGCCCTGCCGCGCGGCAGATTGCGGGCATGGCGATCCAGGAGGAGCGCCACCGCGCGTTCTTCGATGCGATGATCGCGCGGCGCGGCGTCCGCCCGACGATCCTGCAGCCGATCTGGGACGTGGCGGGTTTCGCGCTGGGTGCGGCGACCGCGGCGATCAGCCCGGCGGCGGCAATGGCCTGCACCGTCGCAGTCGAGACCGAAATCGACAAGCATTACGAAGACCAGTTGACCGAATTGAAGGACGGCGACCCCGAACTGAGCGCCGCGATCCTCGATTTCCAGGCGGAAGAGGTCGAGCATCGCGAGACGGCGCTCGCCGCGGGTGCCGAACAGGCGGTCGGCTATCCGGTGCTCAGCGCGGTGATCCGAATGGGCTGCCGGTTCGCAATTGCGACGGCGAAGCGTATATGA
- a CDS encoding disulfide bond formation protein B has translation MNRDRFGTARAIALLLPAALLAGAWGSQLIGHLVPCEMCHWQRWPHYAALMLAALAFVVPGMNAKRALVLLAAIAIAVSGVIGVMHAGVEYHWWEGFTACTSNVGGSGGTPEEMLARIMNAPIVRCDVPQWSFMGISLAGFNAILSLGGAVAILYFLKGRRV, from the coding sequence GTGAATCGCGACCGCTTCGGGACCGCGCGTGCGATCGCGTTGCTGCTGCCGGCTGCGTTGCTGGCGGGCGCTTGGGGGTCGCAATTGATCGGCCATCTGGTGCCGTGCGAGATGTGCCACTGGCAGCGCTGGCCGCATTATGCCGCGCTGATGCTGGCCGCGCTCGCTTTCGTCGTGCCGGGCATGAACGCGAAGCGTGCGCTGGTGCTGCTTGCCGCGATCGCCATCGCGGTCAGCGGGGTGATCGGCGTGATGCATGCCGGTGTGGAATATCACTGGTGGGAAGGTTTCACCGCCTGCACATCGAACGTCGGGGGCAGCGGCGGGACGCCCGAGGAAATGCTCGCGCGGATCATGAACGCGCCGATCGTACGGTGTGACGTGCCGCAATGGTCGTTCATGGGCATATCGCTGGCGGGGTTCAACGCGATCCTGTCGCTCGGCGGAGCGGTGGCGATCCTGTATTTTCTGAAGGGACGCCGGGTATGA
- a CDS encoding S41 family peptidase, producing MARPFLQASAIALALAVVPAGTAAMAAVDSNAYNELDQFMDVFARVKATYVDKVEDKVLIKGAIDGMLAALDPHSAYESGLDYDNLKIQTMGSYGGLGLTVTAEDGAVKIISPQEDTPGYRAGLKSGDYITHIDGKLIYGLTLDEAISQMRGPPGTKVALTIIRPGRDKPMDVALVRERIVQRPVKWEVKNGIGILNINTFSQDTGAAVRAGMAGVQKQLGHAPIGWIVDLRDNGGGLRDEAIDVADSFLNFGEIVSERGREKNDIERFYAKPGDPSRGLPTIVLVNSGSASASEIVAGALQDQHRALVMGVRSFGKGSVQTVLDLGGNTALRLTTSRYYTPSGRSVQEGGIEPDIKVPQISDPDYKTRPVFREDDLRRHLINEVKADDKALMEDTKDDPRFTATPDQLKAKGIEDFQLDYALRTLARLGTGPAAASKGKARS from the coding sequence ATGGCTCGTCCGTTTCTCCAGGCCAGCGCGATCGCCCTCGCGCTTGCGGTCGTCCCCGCCGGTACCGCTGCGATGGCGGCGGTCGATTCCAACGCCTATAACGAACTCGACCAGTTCATGGACGTGTTCGCCCGGGTGAAGGCGACCTATGTCGACAAGGTCGAGGACAAGGTCCTTATCAAGGGCGCGATCGACGGCATGCTCGCCGCGCTCGACCCGCACAGCGCGTATGAAAGCGGGCTGGATTACGACAACCTCAAAATCCAGACGATGGGCAGCTATGGCGGGCTCGGCCTGACCGTCACGGCGGAGGACGGCGCGGTCAAGATCATCTCCCCGCAGGAAGATACGCCGGGTTATCGCGCGGGGCTGAAATCCGGCGACTACATCACGCATATCGACGGCAAGCTGATCTACGGCCTGACGTTGGACGAAGCGATCTCGCAGATGCGCGGGCCGCCGGGCACGAAGGTCGCGCTGACGATCATCCGTCCGGGTCGCGACAAGCCGATGGACGTGGCGCTGGTGCGCGAACGGATCGTGCAGCGACCAGTGAAGTGGGAAGTGAAGAACGGGATCGGCATCCTGAACATCAACACATTCTCGCAGGATACGGGCGCCGCGGTGCGGGCAGGCATGGCTGGCGTGCAGAAGCAGTTGGGCCATGCACCGATCGGCTGGATCGTCGATCTGCGCGACAATGGCGGCGGGCTTCGCGACGAGGCGATCGACGTCGCCGATTCCTTCTTGAACTTCGGCGAGATCGTGTCCGAACGTGGCCGCGAGAAGAACGATATCGAGCGTTTCTACGCCAAGCCCGGCGATCCGTCGCGCGGGCTGCCGACGATCGTGCTGGTAAATTCCGGTTCGGCTTCCGCTTCGGAAATCGTCGCGGGCGCGTTGCAGGATCAGCACCGCGCGCTGGTGATGGGCGTGCGGTCGTTCGGCAAGGGTTCCGTGCAGACCGTGCTGGATCTGGGCGGCAACACCGCGCTGCGCCTGACGACGTCGCGCTATTACACGCCGTCCGGCCGATCCGTGCAGGAAGGCGGGATCGAGCCCGATATCAAGGTGCCGCAGATCAGCGACCCCGACTACAAGACGCGGCCCGTGTTCCGCGAGGACGATCTGCGCCGTCACCTGATCAACGAGGTCAAGGCGGACGACAAGGCGCTGATGGAGGATACCAAGGACGATCCGCGCTTCACCGCGACGCCCGATCAGCTGAAGGCCAAGGGGATCGAGGACTTCCAACTCGATTATGCGCTGCGGACGCTCGCGCGGCTCGGGACCGGGCCGGCTGCGGCGTCGAAGGGCAAGGCGCGCTCGTGA
- a CDS encoding murein hydrolase activator EnvC family protein, giving the protein MNARMVWIAVLMFAGAGIAVSAPAQDQRKRLADAKAQSAAAAARSAALDRKASGELDQAAKARQQEAAVAARIQQAEADIAAGQARIDIIARMMRRQRARLDEQQGPIVRLVAALQALARRPAMLSVVRPGSLQDIVHVRAVLASTLPVIRDRTRGVRADLARTRQLQADAATATRALGEARQRMETQRLALTRLEAEHRLRSQSLGRTALFRSDRAIALGERARDIVDLMDRMGDQAGIRDSLASLPGPLPRPLRPGEVASPVDTTSWSHAAPPYRLPAMGRVVVGLGEVSEAGVRSRGVTIATARGSTVVAPAAGRVAYAAPFRGYGTIVILHHGDGWTSLISGLGLISARVGQRIEQGQPIGRAVDSDDARITVELRRRGRAIDMTPLVG; this is encoded by the coding sequence ATGAACGCGCGAATGGTCTGGATCGCGGTACTCATGTTCGCGGGTGCCGGTATCGCGGTGTCGGCGCCGGCACAGGACCAGCGTAAGCGGCTGGCCGATGCGAAGGCGCAGTCCGCCGCCGCCGCCGCGCGATCCGCCGCGCTCGACAGGAAGGCGTCGGGCGAACTGGATCAGGCGGCGAAGGCGCGCCAGCAGGAAGCTGCGGTCGCGGCGCGCATCCAGCAGGCCGAGGCCGATATCGCGGCGGGACAAGCGCGTATCGACATCATCGCGCGGATGATGCGCCGACAACGCGCGCGGCTGGATGAGCAGCAGGGGCCGATCGTGCGTCTGGTCGCCGCGTTGCAGGCGCTGGCGCGACGGCCGGCGATGCTGAGCGTCGTCCGCCCCGGATCGCTTCAGGATATCGTTCATGTTCGTGCGGTCCTCGCCAGCACGCTGCCCGTGATCCGCGATCGCACGCGCGGTGTCCGCGCTGATCTGGCCCGTACGCGGCAGTTGCAGGCCGACGCCGCCACCGCCACGCGCGCACTCGGCGAGGCACGCCAGCGGATGGAGACGCAACGGCTCGCGCTCACCAGACTGGAGGCGGAGCATCGCTTGCGATCGCAATCGCTTGGCCGGACCGCATTGTTCAGATCGGACCGCGCGATCGCACTGGGGGAGCGCGCGCGCGATATCGTCGATCTGATGGACCGGATGGGCGATCAGGCGGGCATACGCGACAGTCTGGCGTCCTTGCCCGGCCCGCTGCCGCGTCCGTTACGGCCCGGCGAGGTCGCGTCGCCGGTCGACACGACATCCTGGTCACACGCTGCGCCGCCATACCGCTTGCCGGCGATGGGAAGGGTGGTGGTCGGCCTAGGCGAAGTGTCGGAGGCCGGCGTTCGCTCGCGCGGGGTGACGATCGCAACGGCACGCGGCTCTACCGTCGTCGCGCCTGCCGCCGGCCGGGTCGCCTATGCCGCGCCCTTCCGGGGCTATGGCACGATCGTCATCCTCCATCACGGGGACGGTTGGACGTCGCTAATATCCGGTTTGGGGCTGATATCGGCGCGGGTCGGGCAGCGCATCGAGCAGGGGCAGCCGATCGGACGCGCGGTGGATAGCGACGATGCACGCATCACGGTCGAATTGCGCCGCCGCGGACGCGCGATCGACATGACCCCATTGGTCGGCTGA
- a CDS encoding 23S rRNA (pseudouridine(1915)-N(3))-methyltransferase RlmH → MLLHIVARGRIGRSPEADLVARYLKRVTWPTKITELPDTGGKVPPVDPQTRIVMLDELGEVMPSRAFADKLGRWRDDGVRETRFMIGAADGFDDADRAGADLLLSFGRATWPHMLARAMLAEQLWRAASILANHPYHREG, encoded by the coding sequence GTGCTGCTGCATATCGTCGCGCGGGGGCGGATCGGGCGGAGCCCGGAGGCTGATCTGGTCGCGCGCTATCTGAAGCGCGTGACCTGGCCGACGAAGATCACCGAGCTGCCGGACACGGGCGGTAAGGTGCCGCCGGTCGATCCGCAGACCCGGATCGTCATGCTCGACGAACTGGGCGAGGTGATGCCGTCCAGGGCGTTTGCCGATAAACTCGGCCGCTGGCGCGACGACGGCGTGCGCGAGACGCGGTTCATGATCGGGGCGGCCGACGGATTCGACGACGCGGACCGCGCGGGCGCGGACCTGTTGCTGTCGTTCGGACGCGCGACCTGGCCGCACATGCTCGCCCGCGCGATGCTTGCCGAGCAATTGTGGCGCGCCGCCAGCATCCTTGCCAATCATCCTTATCATCGCGAAGGTTAG
- the rsfS gene encoding ribosome silencing factor, translating to MASLDDDQAVETVSIPLAGKSSIADFMIIASGRSTRQVASMAQKLQEKIKGELGRQTRIEGLPTADWVLIDAGDVIVHLFRPEVRSFYNLERMWAFGDAPEPAAKPALHPDFAEFDTSDDSDD from the coding sequence ATGGCGAGCCTCGACGACGATCAGGCCGTCGAGACGGTATCGATCCCGCTGGCCGGCAAATCGAGCATCGCCGACTTCATGATCATCGCCAGCGGTCGTTCGACCCGGCAGGTCGCCAGCATGGCGCAGAAACTGCAGGAAAAGATCAAGGGCGAACTCGGCCGCCAGACGCGGATCGAAGGTTTGCCCACGGCCGATTGGGTGCTGATCGATGCGGGGGATGTGATCGTGCATCTGTTCCGCCCGGAAGTGCGCAGCTTCTACAATCTGGAGCGGATGTGGGCGTTCGGCGACGCGCCGGAACCGGCAGCCAAGCCTGCGCTGCATCCCGACTTCGCCGAGTTCGACACGTCCGACGACTCGGACGACTGA
- a CDS encoding nicotinate-nucleotide adenylyltransferase — protein sequence MKRIGLLGGSFNPAHSGHRAISLAAMRALDLDEVWWLVSPGNPLKAGATDMAPLAARLRSARAMARRAPIRATDIEARLGTRYTIDTLRGLVRLYPRNRFIWLMGGDNLAQFDRWRDWRGIARTMPIAVIARPGYEHAAHAGPAMGWLRRWQRPAYQAKSWTMWRLPALVLLRFRPDPTSATAARMADPAWMRHFTRST from the coding sequence TTGAAACGCATCGGCTTGCTCGGCGGATCGTTCAATCCGGCGCATTCGGGGCATCGGGCAATCAGCCTGGCCGCGATGCGGGCGCTGGATCTGGACGAGGTATGGTGGCTGGTGTCGCCCGGCAATCCGTTGAAGGCGGGGGCGACCGACATGGCGCCGCTGGCCGCGCGGTTGCGGTCCGCGCGCGCGATGGCGCGGCGGGCGCCGATCCGGGCGACCGATATCGAGGCGCGGCTGGGCACGCGCTATACGATCGACACTTTGCGCGGTCTCGTCCGGCTTTACCCCCGAAATCGCTTCATCTGGTTGATGGGCGGGGATAATCTCGCGCAATTCGACCGGTGGCGAGATTGGCGCGGAATAGCGCGCACGATGCCGATTGCGGTAATCGCGCGTCCGGGTTATGAGCATGCTGCCCATGCGGGTCCCGCAATGGGTTGGTTGCGACGCTGGCAGCGGCCCGCATACCAGGCAAAAAGCTGGACGATGTGGAGACTGCCGGCACTCGTGCTGTTGCGATTCCGCCCCGACCCGACCTCCGCGACTGCCGCGCGCATGGCCGATCCCGCTTGGATGCGGCACTTCACCCGATCAACATAG
- a CDS encoding type II toxin-antitoxin system RelE/ParE family toxin, translating to MFEIEWTTPAFEDIRRIDAWLDRNGSADYAVRLLATIRYRARWLADFPRGGRPLRDGTRILRVYETPYVIRYRVLEDVGKVQVLRVPHERQDWSVEF from the coding sequence ATGTTCGAAATAGAATGGACGACCCCGGCGTTCGAAGACATCCGCCGGATCGACGCTTGGTTGGATCGCAACGGCAGCGCGGATTATGCGGTACGCCTTTTGGCGACCATCAGGTATCGGGCCAGGTGGCTGGCGGACTTCCCACGCGGCGGTAGGCCGCTTCGCGATGGGACGCGCATCCTGCGAGTCTATGAAACACCATATGTCATCAGGTATCGCGTGCTCGAAGATGTGGGCAAGGTTCAGGTGTTACGCGTCCCCCACGAACGGCAGGATTGGTCCGTGGAATTTTGA
- a CDS encoding CopG family ribbon-helix-helix protein encodes MNHPAPISSSITAEVDAQTLALIERLAEKRGVTNAEFAADAIRRVVESEADFDAFVQVGIDAADRGDVVPHKQVMAALDGMIAKHRARCSK; translated from the coding sequence ATGAACCATCCGGCTCCCATTTCGTCGAGTATTACAGCAGAGGTCGATGCGCAGACACTTGCCCTGATCGAACGACTTGCGGAAAAGCGCGGCGTTACAAATGCCGAATTCGCAGCCGACGCGATTCGTCGCGTGGTGGAAAGCGAAGCCGATTTCGATGCCTTCGTTCAAGTCGGCATCGACGCCGCCGATCGCGGCGACGTGGTACCGCATAAGCAGGTCATGGCGGCATTGGATGGCATGATCGCCAAACACCGCGCTCGATGTTCGAAATAG
- a CDS encoding glutamate-5-semialdehyde dehydrogenase produces the protein MSETTDLSRAPEAMIADMGRRARSAAGRVAALPPGAKPKALVAAARALRDAAPEILAANEEDMAQARTAGLSAALLDRLMLDEERVANMAAGVDAIAALPDPAGTLIEETERPNGLKLSRVRVPIGVIGIIYESRPNVTADAAALCVMAGNAVILRGGSEAARSNRAIHAAFVRGLEEAGVPTDLVQLVQTTDRAAVGAMLTADGAIDLIVPRGGKSLVARVQNEAKVPILAHLDGINHVYVHASADPKMAAAIVVNAKLRRTGVCGAMETLLIDCDYPASAELLRALTDGGCEVRGDAAARAIDPAIATADAADWDTEYLEAIASVAIVDGVDAAIAHIAAHGSHHTDAIVAEDEAVANRFLATVDSAIVLWNASTQFADGGEFGLGGEIGIATGRLHARGPVALEGLTTYKWVGRGTGQVRP, from the coding sequence ATGAGCGAAACGACCGACCTCTCCCGCGCGCCCGAAGCGATGATCGCAGATATGGGACGACGCGCGCGTTCCGCCGCCGGTCGCGTGGCCGCGCTGCCGCCGGGTGCGAAACCGAAGGCGCTCGTCGCGGCGGCGCGTGCCTTGCGCGATGCGGCGCCCGAGATTTTGGCCGCGAACGAGGAGGATATGGCGCAGGCGCGGACGGCGGGCCTGTCCGCGGCCCTGCTCGATCGGTTGATGCTGGACGAGGAGCGCGTCGCCAATATGGCGGCGGGGGTGGATGCGATCGCGGCGCTCCCCGATCCGGCGGGGACGTTGATCGAGGAAACTGAACGCCCGAACGGCCTGAAACTGTCGCGGGTCCGCGTGCCGATCGGCGTGATCGGGATCATTTACGAAAGCCGGCCGAACGTGACCGCGGATGCCGCCGCCTTGTGCGTGATGGCGGGCAATGCGGTCATCCTTCGTGGGGGATCCGAAGCCGCGCGCAGCAACCGCGCGATCCATGCCGCATTCGTGCGCGGGCTGGAGGAAGCAGGCGTTCCGACCGATCTGGTGCAACTCGTCCAGACCACCGACCGGGCGGCGGTCGGGGCCATGCTGACGGCTGATGGCGCGATTGACCTGATCGTTCCGCGTGGCGGGAAGAGTCTGGTCGCGCGCGTCCAGAACGAGGCGAAGGTCCCGATCCTCGCGCATCTCGACGGGATCAACCACGTCTATGTGCACGCCTCGGCAGACCCGAAGATGGCGGCGGCGATCGTCGTCAACGCCAAGCTGCGGCGGACCGGCGTGTGCGGCGCGATGGAGACCCTGCTGATCGACTGCGATTATCCGGCCAGCGCCGAACTGCTCCGCGCGTTGACGGACGGAGGATGCGAAGTGCGCGGTGACGCCGCGGCCCGCGCGATCGATCCTGCGATCGCCACCGCGGATGCCGCCGACTGGGATACGGAATATCTGGAGGCGATCGCCTCGGTCGCGATCGTGGATGGGGTGGATGCGGCAATCGCGCACATCGCTGCCCACGGGTCGCATCACACCGACGCCATCGTTGCCGAGGATGAGGCGGTCGCGAACCGTTTTCTCGCGACGGTCGATAGCGCGATCGTGCTGTGGAACGCCTCCACCCAGTTCGCGGACGGGGGCGAGTTCGGGCTTGGCGGCGAAATCGGCATCGCGACCGGGCGCCTGCACGCCCGCGGCCCGGTCGCGCTGGAGGGGCTTACGACCTACAAATGGGTCGGGCGAGGCACCGGACAGGTGCGGCCTTGA
- a CDS encoding DUF3667 domain-containing protein, with the protein MTGEIGAVGDIVTGALLGRAVEPRAGEMHGKARGTGHGLCLNCGTALIGDFCHACGQTEHVHRTLGSIGHDLLHGVFHFEGKIWRTIPMLVLHPGALTRRYVAGERARFVSPLALFLFIVFLLFATIHSFAGEFDGPNLNEVQRARATRMIDDQLGEALAKQRSPGDMTPEDRTELALTIKGLQAARTSMRSLQPGDKDFRFTDMKTGWPALDRGISKANANPGLVLYKLQSSAYKYSWALIPISTPFVALLFLWRRRYRLYDHAIFVTYSLTFMMGLVILLTLLNNVGAPNWVFSTAIPFIPPIHMFAQLRGAYGLRKRSALWRTVALLVFAFVALLAFGTLMLVMGLTG; encoded by the coding sequence ATGACGGGGGAAATCGGAGCAGTGGGCGACATCGTCACGGGCGCGTTGCTTGGTCGTGCGGTGGAGCCGCGCGCGGGCGAAATGCATGGCAAGGCGCGCGGCACAGGACACGGCCTGTGCCTGAACTGCGGCACCGCGCTGATCGGGGACTTCTGCCACGCCTGCGGTCAGACCGAGCATGTCCACCGCACATTGGGCTCGATCGGGCACGACCTGCTGCACGGCGTGTTCCATTTCGAGGGTAAGATTTGGCGGACGATCCCGATGCTCGTCCTGCATCCCGGCGCGCTGACGCGGCGCTATGTCGCCGGCGAACGCGCCCGGTTCGTCTCGCCACTCGCTTTGTTCCTGTTCATTGTGTTCCTGCTCTTCGCGACGATCCACAGTTTCGCGGGCGAATTCGACGGGCCTAACCTCAACGAGGTCCAGCGTGCCCGTGCGACCAGGATGATCGACGATCAACTGGGCGAGGCACTGGCCAAACAGCGCTCGCCTGGCGACATGACGCCCGAGGACCGGACCGAACTCGCCCTGACGATAAAGGGCCTGCAGGCCGCCCGGACGTCGATGCGATCGCTGCAGCCCGGCGATAAGGATTTTCGCTTCACCGACATGAAGACTGGGTGGCCCGCGCTCGATCGCGGCATATCCAAGGCCAATGCGAACCCCGGACTCGTCCTCTACAAGCTGCAATCGAGCGCATATAAATACAGCTGGGCGCTGATCCCGATTTCGACGCCGTTCGTTGCGTTGTTGTTCCTTTGGCGCCGCCGGTATCGGCTGTACGATCACGCGATCTTCGTGACCTATTCCCTCACCTTCATGATGGGATTGGTCATCCTGCTGACGCTGCTGAATAATGTCGGAGCACCGAACTGGGTGTTCTCGACCGCGATACCGTTCATTCCGCCCATCCATATGTTCGCGCAATTGCGGGGTGCATATGGCCTGCGCAAGCGATCGGCATTGTGGCGAACGGTCGCGTTGCTCGTATTCGCGTTCGTCGCGCTGCTGGCCTTCGGCACCCTGATGCTCGTCATGGGGCTGACCGGCTGA
- the ftsH gene encoding ATP-dependent zinc metalloprotease FtsH, whose protein sequence is MNDNDKQPGQDGNGPNPWMKSLLIWVGILLALAVFVTMFDSPNRQPAGTAIAYSSFLDKVQEGSVKDVNVAGEVISGTLTNDTKFKTYALPDPQLIDRLRAKNVAITAKPEEGPAIWQVILVQSLPFLLFLGIAFFVLRQMQKNSGSGAMGFGKSRAKMLTQKEGRVTFADVAGIDEAREELEEIVEFLKDPTKFARLGGKIPKGALLVGSPGTGKTLLARAIAGEAGVPFFTISGSDFVEMFVGVGASRVRDMFEQAKKSAPCIVFIDEIDAVGRHRGAGLGNGNDEREQTLNQLLVEMDGFEASEGIIIVAATNRPDVLDPALLRPGRFDRRVTVPLPDIEGRVKILEVHMKKVPLAPDVDARTLARGTPGMAGADLANLVNEAALMAARLGKRLVAMAQFELAKDRVIMGTEWKSLVMTDDEKRMTAYHEAGHALVRVHEKASDPIHKATIIPRGGALGMVVSMPERDNYSYHRDKMYADLASVMGGRVAEEVIFGHDKVSSGASSDIKQATKLARAMVTQWGMSDSIGPLQYEEQQGETFLGYSQTQRHNMSNETALAIDGEIRRLVEDGHKRATELITRHVDQLHEIAGALLEFETITGDEIKALIAGTPISRDGGPKAPVLAAAGTSIPKTKRPKGPFGNPTPLGA, encoded by the coding sequence ATGAACGATAACGACAAGCAGCCCGGTCAGGACGGAAACGGCCCAAATCCGTGGATGAAGAGCCTTTTGATCTGGGTCGGCATCCTGCTCGCGCTCGCGGTCTTCGTGACGATGTTCGATTCGCCGAACCGTCAGCCAGCGGGTACGGCGATCGCTTACTCGTCTTTCCTCGACAAGGTTCAGGAAGGCAGCGTCAAGGACGTGAATGTCGCTGGCGAGGTGATATCGGGCACGTTGACGAACGACACCAAGTTCAAGACTTATGCGCTGCCCGATCCTCAGCTGATTGATCGCCTGCGTGCGAAGAACGTCGCGATCACTGCGAAACCGGAAGAAGGCCCGGCAATCTGGCAGGTCATCCTGGTCCAGTCGCTGCCGTTCCTGCTGTTCCTCGGTATCGCCTTCTTCGTGTTGCGCCAGATGCAGAAGAATTCCGGCTCCGGTGCGATGGGCTTCGGCAAGTCGCGCGCCAAGATGCTGACGCAGAAGGAAGGTCGCGTGACCTTCGCCGACGTCGCCGGCATCGATGAAGCGCGTGAGGAACTGGAAGAGATCGTCGAATTCCTCAAGGATCCGACCAAGTTCGCCCGTCTGGGTGGCAAGATTCCAAAGGGCGCGCTGCTCGTCGGCTCGCCGGGTACCGGCAAGACCCTGCTGGCCCGCGCGATCGCGGGTGAGGCAGGCGTTCCGTTCTTCACGATTTCCGGTTCGGACTTTGTCGAGATGTTCGTCGGCGTCGGTGCAAGCCGCGTCCGCGACATGTTCGAACAGGCGAAGAAGTCGGCACCATGCATCGTCTTCATCGACGAAATCGATGCCGTCGGTCGTCATCGCGGTGCCGGCCTCGGCAACGGAAATGACGAACGCGAGCAGACGCTGAATCAGCTTCTGGTCGAGATGGACGGTTTCGAGGCTTCGGAAGGCATCATCATCGTTGCCGCGACGAACCGTCCCGACGTGCTCGATCCTGCGCTATTGCGTCCGGGTCGTTTCGATCGCCGCGTCACGGTCCCGCTGCCGGATATCGAAGGTCGCGTGAAGATCCTCGAAGTGCACATGAAGAAGGTGCCGCTTGCGCCCGACGTCGATGCCCGCACGCTCGCGCGCGGCACGCCGGGAATGGCGGGTGCCGATCTGGCGAATCTCGTCAACGAAGCGGCGCTGATGGCGGCGCGTCTCGGCAAGCGGCTAGTTGCGATGGCACAGTTCGAACTTGCCAAGGATCGTGTCATCATGGGCACCGAGTGGAAGTCGCTCGTCATGACCGACGACGAGAAGCGGATGACTGCCTATCACGAGGCCGGACACGCTTTGGTTCGCGTGCATGAAAAGGCGTCCGATCCGATCCACAAGGCGACAATCATTCCGCGCGGTGGTGCGCTGGGAATGGTCGTGTCGATGCCGGAACGCGACAATTACTCGTACCATCGCGACAAGATGTATGCCGATCTGGCGTCCGTCATGGGCGGTCGTGTCGCCGAGGAGGTCATCTTCGGTCACGACAAGGTTTCGAGCGGCGCATCGTCGGACATCAAGCAGGCGACCAAGCTCGCCCGTGCGATGGTGACGCAATGGGGTATGTCGGACTCGATCGGCCCGCTGCAATATGAAGAGCAGCAGGGCGAGACGTTCCTCGGCTATTCGCAGACCCAGCGGCACAACATGTCGAACGAGACCGCACTTGCGATCGATGGGGAAATCCGTCGCCTCGTCGAGGACGGCCACAAGCGCGCGACCGAACTGATCACGCGTCACGTCGATCAGCTGCACGAGATTGCGGGTGCCCTGCTCGAATTCGAGACGATCACCGGCGATGAGATCAAGGCACTGATCGCGGGCACGCCGATCAGCCGCGATGGTGGTCCCAAGGCGCCCGTCCTTGCCGCGGCCGGTACGTCGATCCCGAAGACCAAGCGGCCCAAGGGACCGTTCGGAAATCCGACCCCGCTCGGGGCCTGA